One window of the Paenibacillus beijingensis genome contains the following:
- a CDS encoding glycoside hydrolase family 31 protein translates to MKLLKKWSPLLLSTAILFSGSAVSQLADPVFAEVQQPAPDTPLEKNKLQQPMMVQSVEKLANGVKLNLGAQEAYIRLLTSDMAKVSLLNKGEEEFVSPGIAKKDWPAPKFKVKEYEKRIVITTDNLTVDIKKSPFGIKYLDKNGNVINEDDVKGAGYENGKPYVFKKTDKTENFYGFGEQTGGLNKRGYDIGMWNTDAYGYTKDTKYVYATIPFFIGLKNEKAYGIFFDNSYRSHFNMAKESDDYYYFYADGGKLTYYFINGPEIKDVVDRYTDLTGKINLPPEWSLGFQQSKWGYLQDDIVRVAKTFREKQIPADAMYADIDYMNDYRVFTWGPKYPDPDKLKEDMDKLHYKYVTINDPGVKVDNSFDTFQEGTNNNYWVKNADGSPYIGNVWPGDSVFPNFLKTDVRDWWAKKHKALFDKGVAGIWNDMNEPAVFGGPGWSMPLDTVYEADDGSKKENKEMHNLFAHLENEATYNAFKVNKPNIRPFVLTRAAYAGTQRYAAIWTGDNSSNWDHLRMTIPMNSNIGLSGAAFVGNDIGGFAKPTSQDIPTPELFARWIEVGAFVPFSRDHYSWDKEQEPWAFGKEVEDISRKYISLRYELLPYLYNQFKQAQESGQPVQQPLVYKFQHDPNTYNIDDQYMFGDSLMIAPVVNQGATSRTVYLPDGSKWVDYWTGEQLEGGQKIMKQADLGTLPIYVKQDSIIPRREVQQYTGEKKLTNLILDTYLNNKAKYSFYQDDANTEDYTRGEYNVTDFHVEKKGNHIEFEQDKKVQNYSSDLQSYTLKLNQAEEPKKVQAANNKYAKANSLEEMNGQEKAFYFDAKDNVLYVKIPVMENHKVIIQTENDASINADADVNNVTLHVNAGNNK, encoded by the coding sequence ATGAAGTTACTAAAGAAGTGGTCGCCGTTATTGTTATCGACGGCAATTCTGTTCTCAGGCAGTGCCGTTTCACAGCTTGCCGACCCGGTCTTTGCGGAAGTCCAGCAGCCGGCTCCCGATACGCCTTTGGAGAAAAACAAACTGCAGCAGCCGATGATGGTACAAAGCGTCGAGAAGCTGGCCAATGGCGTTAAGCTTAATCTAGGCGCGCAGGAAGCTTATATCCGGCTGCTCACATCCGATATGGCCAAAGTGTCCCTCTTAAACAAAGGCGAGGAGGAATTTGTTTCTCCGGGGATTGCCAAAAAGGATTGGCCCGCTCCCAAATTCAAAGTGAAGGAATACGAAAAGAGAATCGTCATAACGACAGATAACTTAACGGTAGACATTAAAAAAAGCCCATTCGGTATCAAATATTTGGATAAAAACGGGAACGTAATTAACGAAGACGACGTAAAAGGGGCCGGTTATGAAAACGGAAAACCCTACGTGTTCAAGAAAACCGACAAGACCGAAAACTTTTACGGTTTCGGCGAGCAAACCGGCGGCTTGAACAAACGCGGCTACGATATCGGCATGTGGAACACGGATGCGTACGGCTATACGAAAGATACGAAATATGTGTATGCGACCATTCCGTTTTTTATCGGGTTGAAGAACGAGAAGGCGTACGGCATTTTCTTCGATAATTCGTACCGCTCCCACTTCAACATGGCGAAAGAAAGCGACGATTATTATTACTTCTATGCCGATGGCGGAAAATTGACGTATTATTTCATCAACGGTCCGGAAATCAAAGATGTTGTTGACCGTTATACCGATTTGACGGGTAAAATCAATCTGCCGCCGGAATGGTCGCTGGGTTTCCAGCAAAGCAAATGGGGTTATTTGCAGGATGACATTGTGAGGGTGGCGAAGACCTTCCGCGAAAAGCAAATTCCGGCGGATGCGATGTACGCAGACATCGATTACATGAATGATTATCGTGTATTTACCTGGGGACCGAAATATCCTGATCCCGACAAGTTGAAAGAAGATATGGACAAACTTCATTATAAATATGTGACGATCAACGACCCGGGCGTCAAAGTGGATAATAGCTTCGATACCTTTCAGGAAGGAACAAACAACAATTATTGGGTGAAAAATGCCGATGGCAGCCCCTACATCGGTAATGTTTGGCCGGGCGACTCTGTGTTCCCGAATTTCCTGAAAACGGATGTCCGCGATTGGTGGGCGAAAAAGCACAAAGCGCTATTTGACAAAGGCGTAGCCGGAATTTGGAACGATATGAACGAACCGGCCGTATTTGGCGGTCCAGGTTGGTCAATGCCGCTGGATACCGTTTATGAGGCAGATGACGGCAGCAAAAAAGAGAACAAAGAAATGCATAACCTCTTCGCCCATCTGGAAAACGAAGCAACGTACAACGCGTTCAAAGTGAACAAGCCGAACATCCGCCCGTTCGTGCTTACCCGGGCTGCCTATGCGGGAACCCAGCGGTACGCCGCCATCTGGACCGGTGATAATTCCAGCAACTGGGATCATCTCCGCATGACGATCCCGATGAATTCGAATATCGGATTGTCCGGCGCAGCTTTTGTGGGCAACGACATCGGCGGCTTTGCAAAACCTACCTCGCAGGATATACCGACGCCTGAATTGTTTGCCCGCTGGATCGAGGTCGGCGCCTTCGTGCCGTTCTCCCGCGACCATTACAGTTGGGATAAGGAGCAAGAACCGTGGGCATTCGGCAAGGAAGTCGAGGACATCAGCCGCAAATATATTTCCTTGCGCTATGAACTGCTGCCTTACTTGTACAACCAGTTCAAACAGGCGCAGGAAAGCGGGCAGCCCGTTCAACAGCCGCTCGTTTACAAATTCCAGCATGACCCGAATACCTACAACATTGACGACCAATACATGTTCGGCGATTCGCTGATGATCGCGCCTGTGGTGAATCAAGGAGCAACGTCCCGTACCGTGTACCTCCCTGATGGTTCAAAATGGGTGGACTACTGGACCGGTGAACAGCTTGAAGGCGGCCAAAAGATCATGAAACAAGCCGATCTCGGCACGCTTCCAATCTATGTGAAGCAAGACTCGATTATCCCTCGCCGCGAAGTTCAGCAGTATACCGGCGAGAAAAAACTGACCAATCTGATTCTCGATACGTATCTGAATAACAAAGCCAAATACAGCTTCTATCAGGATGATGCGAATACAGAGGATTACACAAGAGGCGAATACAATGTTACCGACTTCCATGTGGAAAAGAAAGGGAATCACATTGAATTTGAGCAGGACAAAAAAGTTCAGAACTACTCATCCGACCTTCAGTCCTACACTTTAAAGCTGAATCAGGCCGAAGAGCCGAAGAAAGTGCAGGCAGCAAATAATAAATATGCAAAAGCAAACAGCCTCGAAGAAATGAACGGGCAAGAGAAAGCTTTTTATTTCGATGCGAAAGACAACGTTCTATATGTTAAAATCCCGGTCATGGAAAACCATAAAGTAATCATTCAAACCGAAAATGACGCTTCCATTAACGCGGATGCCGACGTCAACAACGTCACTCTTCATGTGAACGCCGGAAACAACAAGTAA
- a CDS encoding glycoside hydrolase family 31 protein: protein MTVQGVEKLENGVKLNLGGQEAYIRMLTSDMAKVSLLNKGDKEYTSVGIANTDWPAPKFKVKEDDKRIVITTGSISVDIKKSPFGIKYLDKDGNVINEDGEQGIGYENGKPYVFKKTDKNENFYGLGEKTDGLNKRGKEEGIWHQDPFPYESKYIYQSVPFFIGLKEKKAYGILFDNTYRSYYNFAKESDDYYYFYADGGKLTYYFFNGPQIKDVVDRYTDLTGKVPLPPEWSLGFHQSSWAYSQNDMEEVAKGYRDRKIPADGLFFDIEYMDDYKAFTWGKKVPDPAGLGKNMEDMGFHQVNIFDPAIRALPGYGVYDEGTKKDLWVKNPDGSNFLGKLWPWNPSAPPDSVYPNFLKKETRDWWSMQYKPFFDTGIDGIWNDVNEPVSFIAKDHWTLPLDAILEDDNGVKHTHEEVHNIYAHLEVEGSYNSFKYLKPNIRPFVLTRAGFTGTQRYAATWTGDNHSTWEHLQMSIPMNSNLGLAGHPFVGNDIGGFTKNKQLGEITTPELFARWVELGVFLPFSRDHYNNDGASPSVKQNTNRQEPWQFGKEVEDISRKYINMRYELMPYLQNAFKQAHETGNLIQQPLVFQFQDDPNTYNNEDQFMFGDSLMIAPVVHKGATSRDVYLPAGVKWVDYWTGEEFEGGQTIHKEADLGTLPMYVKQDSIIPRREVQQYAGEKKLTNLILDTYLKNSASYSYYQDDATTEDYTRGEFNVTDFRVENKGSQIEFEQDKKVQNYASDIKSYTLKLHNAVEPKKVQAANNKYAKAGSMDEMNGQERAYYFDTNEKVLYVKIPVNEDHKVKIQTKNDVDVQANVGGNSVKVQANIGVNK, encoded by the coding sequence ATGACGGTGCAAGGCGTCGAGAAGTTGGAGAATGGTGTAAAGCTAAATTTGGGCGGGCAGGAAGCTTATATTCGGATGCTCACATCCGATATGGCCAAGGTGTCACTCTTAAACAAGGGCGACAAAGAATATACCTCTGTGGGCATCGCTAACACGGATTGGCCTGCTCCTAAATTCAAAGTAAAGGAAGACGATAAGAGAATCGTCATTACCACCGGCAGCATATCGGTAGACATCAAGAAAAGCCCGTTCGGAATTAAATATTTAGATAAAGACGGAAACGTAATCAACGAGGACGGGGAGCAAGGCATAGGATACGAAAACGGGAAGCCTTATGTGTTCAAGAAAACCGATAAAAACGAAAATTTTTACGGTTTAGGCGAGAAAACAGACGGCCTCAACAAACGCGGCAAGGAAGAAGGAATCTGGCATCAGGATCCGTTCCCGTATGAGTCAAAATACATTTACCAATCCGTCCCGTTCTTTATCGGTTTAAAGGAAAAAAAGGCGTACGGTATTTTATTTGATAATACGTATCGCTCCTATTACAACTTTGCGAAGGAAAGCGACGATTACTACTACTTCTACGCCGATGGCGGAAAACTGACCTATTATTTCTTCAATGGACCGCAGATTAAAGACGTCGTTGACCGTTATACAGATCTGACAGGTAAAGTCCCTCTGCCGCCTGAATGGTCTTTGGGCTTTCATCAATCAAGTTGGGCTTATTCTCAAAACGACATGGAGGAAGTAGCCAAAGGTTACCGCGACCGGAAAATTCCGGCGGATGGATTGTTCTTTGATATCGAATATATGGACGACTATAAAGCCTTTACATGGGGCAAGAAAGTTCCGGACCCTGCCGGATTAGGAAAAAATATGGAAGATATGGGCTTCCACCAAGTGAATATCTTCGATCCGGCTATCCGAGCCTTGCCGGGATACGGTGTTTATGACGAGGGGACCAAGAAGGACCTCTGGGTCAAAAATCCCGACGGAAGCAACTTCCTTGGTAAACTCTGGCCGTGGAATCCATCGGCACCACCGGACTCCGTTTACCCGAACTTCCTGAAAAAAGAAACTCGGGATTGGTGGTCGATGCAGTACAAACCGTTTTTTGACACAGGCATAGACGGCATTTGGAATGACGTGAACGAACCGGTCAGTTTCATTGCCAAAGACCACTGGACGCTCCCGCTGGATGCTATACTTGAAGACGATAACGGCGTGAAACATACGCATGAAGAGGTTCACAACATTTATGCGCATTTAGAGGTGGAAGGGTCGTACAACTCATTCAAATACCTCAAACCGAACATCCGTCCGTTTGTCTTGACGCGTGCCGGATTTACGGGAACCCAGCGTTACGCCGCAACATGGACCGGCGATAACCACAGCACTTGGGAGCATCTGCAAATGTCGATTCCGATGAACTCCAATCTCGGATTGGCAGGTCACCCGTTTGTCGGCAATGACATCGGCGGATTTACGAAAAATAAACAATTAGGCGAAATCACAACGCCGGAGTTGTTTGCACGCTGGGTTGAGCTTGGTGTATTCCTGCCATTCTCCCGCGACCATTACAATAATGACGGTGCCAGCCCATCGGTTAAGCAAAATACCAATAGACAAGAACCATGGCAATTCGGCAAAGAAGTGGAGGACATCAGCCGCAAGTATATCAATATGCGCTATGAGCTGATGCCTTACCTGCAAAACGCGTTCAAACAAGCGCATGAAACCGGAAACCTCATTCAACAGCCGCTCGTATTCCAATTCCAGGACGATCCGAACACCTATAACAATGAAGACCAATTCATGTTCGGCGATTCGCTTATGATCGCACCGGTTGTTCATAAAGGCGCAACTTCCCGCGACGTTTATCTGCCGGCCGGTGTGAAATGGGTGGATTACTGGACGGGCGAAGAGTTTGAGGGCGGCCAGACGATCCATAAAGAAGCTGACCTTGGAACGCTTCCGATGTACGTAAAGCAGGATTCGATCATTCCGCGCCGCGAAGTTCAGCAGTATGCCGGCGAAAAAAAACTGACGAATTTAATTCTCGACACCTATCTGAAAAATAGCGCCTCCTACAGCTACTATCAGGACGATGCGACTACAGAGGATTACACAAGAGGCGAATTCAACGTAACCGACTTCCGCGTGGAAAACAAAGGAAGCCAAATTGAATTCGAACAGGACAAAAAAGTTCAGAACTACGCATCCGACATCAAATCCTATACGCTGAAGCTGCATAACGCGGTAGAACCGAAGAAAGTACAAGCCGCGAACAACAAGTATGCAAAAGCGGGCAGCATGGACGAAATGAACGGGCAAGAAAGAGCATACTATTTCGATACGAATGAAAAGGTGCTCTATGTCAAAATCCCGGTGAACGAGGACCACAAAGTGAAGATACAAACGAAAAACGATGTGGATGTTCAAGCGAACGTCGGAGGCAACAGCGTGAAGGTTCAAGCGAATATCGGAGTCAACAAATAA